Proteins from one Thermotoga sp. SG1 genomic window:
- the rpsM gene encoding 30S ribosomal protein S13: MARIVGVELPNNKKIWVALTYIYGIGRSRSFEILKNTGVDPDKKVGELTDEEISKITKYIQDHFKVEGELRSEVERNIRRLIEIGCYRGIRHKLGLPVRGQKTRSNARTRKGPRPSRIKTKKKSS, translated from the coding sequence GAGCTACCCAACAACAAGAAAATCTGGGTTGCACTGACCTACATTTACGGAATCGGCAGGAGCAGATCCTTTGAAATACTGAAGAACACCGGTGTGGATCCAGACAAGAAGGTTGGTGAACTCACCGATGAAGAAATAAGCAAGATAACCAAGTACATACAGGACCACTTCAAGGTCGAAGGTGAGTTGAGAAGCGAGGTAGAGAGAAACATCAGAAGACTAATAGAGATAGGATGCTACAGGGGCATAAGACACAAACTCGGTCTTCCGGTGAGAGGTCAGAAGACCCGCTCCAATGCGAGAACCAGAAAGGGCCCAAGGCCCAGCAGGATAAAGACCAAAAAGAAGTCTTCATGA